Part of the Oerskovia paurometabola genome is shown below.
GGTGGCCCGACGGGGGTAACTTCCACGAGTTCGCGTTCGGCCTGATCCACGACGAGAACTACTTCTACGTCAACCTCTCCGTAGCGATCGACAACGGCGGCGCGACGACCACCCCGCAGCCCGCCGCCAACCGTGGCACGTCGATCAAGATCGACCGCGCGACGGGCGAGGTCACCTACGTCGCGGGCGGCCTGCGCACGCCGAACGGCATCGGCTTCGGCCCCGAGGGCGAGATCTTCGGGACGGACAACCAGGGCGCGTGGCTGCCCGCGAACAAGCTCGTGCACATCGAGCAGGACAAGTTCTTCAACCACTTCACCACCCCGGCCGGGCCGTTCGACGCGAACCCCGTGTCCCAGCCCGCGCTGTGGCTCCCGCAGAACGAGATCGCCAACTCCCCGGGCAATCCGATCCTCGTGCAGGACGGCGAGTTCGCGGGCCAGATGCTGCTCGGCGACGTCACCTACGGCGGTCTCCAGCGCGCGTTCCTCGAGAAGGTCGACGGCGAGTTCCAGGGGGCCGTCTTCCGCCACACCGCGGGCCTCGAGGTGGGCGCCAACCGCGTCATCACGGGCCCCGACGGCGCGCTGTACGTCGGCGGGACGGGCGAGGGCGGCAACTGGGGCGAGTCCGGCAAGCTGCGGTTCGGCCTGCAGAAGCTCGCGACGGTCAACGAGGACTCGTTCGACATGGTGGAGATGCGCGTCGTCGAGGGCGGGTTCGAGATCGAGTACACCGACCCGGTGTCCGACGCCGTGGTCGCGAAGCTGGCCGACGCCTACCGCCTCACGCAGTGGCGCTACGTGCCGACCCAGCAGTACGGCGGGCCCAAGGTCGACGAGCAGCCGCTGTTCGTCACGGACGCCACCGTGTCCGAGGACCGCACCACGGTCACCCTCACGGTCGACGGGCTCAAGCCCGGCCACGTCGTGCACCTGCGCTCGCCGCGCCCGTTCGCCTCGGACGAGGGTGCCGAGCTCCTGAGCACCGAGGCCTGGTACACGCTCAACTCGCTGCCCGGCTACGTCGCCCCGGCGGACCGCGGCTGGTACGAGGCCGAGGAGGCGCAGCCGCTCGGTGGCTCGAGCCTCGGCTCGGACCACAGCAACTACTCCGGCACGGGCTTCGCCGCCGGTATGCAGAACGTCGGCTCCGGCCGCACGTTCGCCGTGACGGTTCCCGAGGCGGGCACCTACCCGCTCAACCTGCGCTACGCGAACGGCATCCACCCGTACACCGAGCTGCGCTCCAAGGACGTGTCGCTCTACGTCAACGGCCAGAAGGTCGGCCCGTGGACGCTGCCCACGACCGGCGACTGGAAGGTCTGGGACACGATCACGCGTGACGTCGCTCTCACGGCGGGGCACAACACGATCACCCTCAAGTACGACCAGGGTGACCAGGGCAACGTGAACCTCGACGTGCTGTCGATCGGGCAGAACCCCGACATCTGCTCCCCGGCCGACGTCGAGGACGGCTACCGCGGCATCTTCGACGGCACCCTCGCGAGCCTGGCCGACTGGAAGCTCGCGGGCTCCGGGACGTTCGGCCGCCAGGACGACTGCTCGATCCGCACCAACGGCGGCATGGGTCTGCTCTGGTACACGGCCCAGGAGCTCGAGGAGTACTCGCTCAAGCTCGACTGGAAGCTCGTCAAGGACGACAACGGCGGCGTGTTCGTCGGCTTCCCGAACCCCGGCAACGACCCCTGGGTCGCGGTCAACCAGGGGTACGAGATCCAGATCGACGCGAGCGACGCGGCCGACCGCACCACGGGCGCGATCTACACGTTCCAGGGTGCTGACGCGGCGGCCGTGAGCGCGGCCCTCAAGCCCGTCGGGCAGTGGAACGCGTACGACATCCGTGTCGAGGGCGACCGCATCCGGATCTACCTCAACGACGTGCTCGTCAACGACTTCACGAGCACCGACCCGGCGCGCGACCTGTCGAGCGGGTTCATCGGCATCCAGAACCACGGCGCCGGTGAGACGGTCTCCTACCGCAACATCCGCGTCAAGGACCTGGGTGCCGAGCCCGAGCCCGAGCTCGCGGTGTCGGTGACGGTCCAGCCCAAGTGCGTGGCCGGCAAGGTCACGCTCACCGTGCGTGCCGTCAACGACGACACGGTGCCGGTCGACGTCGTGCTCAGCACGCCGTTCGGCAAGAAGACCATGGTCGGGGTCCTGCCGGGCAAGTCCGCCCAGCAGACGTTCGCGACGCGCTCGACCTCGATCGAGGCCGGGGCGGCGACCGTGACGGCGAGCGCGGGGGACAAGGAGGTCGTGGTCGAGACGGCCTACGACGCGTCGAGCTGTGGCTGACGTGACAGCTCCTCGCTGAGTGCATGGTTCGGCTGCGACACGCCCGGTGTGTCGCAGCCGAACCACGCACCCACCACGACAGGCGCAGCCTCGTTTGCTGCTGCGGCGCAGCGTCTGTCACCATCTGCCGGGGCGTCGACGACGACGTCCCACCGTGTCGTCGGGAGGTAGTCGACCCATGCTCGCGCACCTGGGACGGGTCATGGCCCGGCATCGCATCGCCGTCCTCGCCCTGTGGGGAGTGCTCGCCCTGCTGGGCGCGGTGATCGGCGGCGGGGTCTTCGACCGCACGACGACGGTCGACAGCCTGCCGCCCGGCGCGCCGTCGGCCCGGGCCCAGGCCCTGCTCGACGAGCTCGACCCGCAGGGCGAGACGCTCACGGCGGTCGTCGGCGGGGTCGACTTCTTCACGCCCTCGCTCGTCGAGAGCGGGAGCCGCGTGATGCACGAGGTCCGGGAGATGCCGGGGGTCCTGGAGGTCTCGGACGCCTTCACGTCCGGTGGGCTGATCTCGGACGACGGCCTCGGTTCGCTCGTCGTGGTCGAGCTCGACCCCGACCTCACGGACGAGCAGGCGCTCGAGGTCGGGGACCGTGTGGCGGCTGCTCTCCAGACCATCGACGCCCCTGAGGTCGTCGTGGGCGGGGAGCTCATGGCCGAGCGGACGTTCGCCGACATCGCCACGGCCGACGCCGTGGTGGGGGAGTCGGTCGCCCTGGTGGTGCTGTGCGTCGTGCTGGTGCTCGTGCTGGGCGGCCTGCGGGCCGGGCTGGCACCGATCGTCGCCGCGCTCGCGTCGATCGCGGCCTCCCTCCTCGCGCTGAGCGCGCTCGCCGGAGCGGTGCCCGTGAGCGAGTTCGCGGTCAACGTCGTGACGCTCCTGGGCCTCGGCCTGGCGGTGGACTACAGCCTCCTGGTGATCGTGCGGTTCCGGGAGGAGCGTGAGGCGGCGCCCGGGGCCCCGCTCGAGGAGCTGCTGGCCCGGACCGTGTCGACCGCGGGCAGGGCGGTCCTCGTCTCGGGGCTCGCGGTCGCGTCGGCGCTCGGTGGGCTGCTCGTCCTGGCGGACCCCCTGCTCGCGAGCATGGCGCTGGGCGGCCTGCTCGTGGTGGCGCTCACGACGCTCGCCGGGCTCACGCTCGTGCCTGCCCTGGTCGCGGTGCTGCGCGCGTCGATCCCGGCCGCGCGGACCCGGACCTGGGCCCGCCGCCGCACGGGGCGCGGCTCCGGTCTGCTCGCCCGGTCCGCGGCGTTCGCGCAGCGCCGCCCCGTGGCCGTGACGCTCGGGTCGACTGCGGTCCTCCTGCTCCTGAGCGCGCCGCTGGCGTCGCTCGCGCTGGGCGCCTCGGACGCCCGCTCGCTCCCCCCGGGGACGCCGGAGCGGGTTGCCCAGGAGAGGATCGAGCAGGACTTCGAGATCCTGGGCGTCCAGCCGGTCGAGCTCGTGCTGGGGGCGCCCGTCGAGGATCCCGGCGTCCAGTCGTTCCTCGACGCGGTCTACGCGCTGCCCGGTGTCGAGGACGTCGAGCACCTCACCGACTTCCCGCCCGACGTGACGGTCGCCGAGGTGACCCCGGTGGGCACCGCGACGGACGAGACGGCGCAGGCCGTGGTCCGGGACGTGCGGGCGCTCGACGTCCCGTTCTCCGTGCAGGTCGCGGGCCCCGCGGCCGAGCTGGTCGACGCGACGCAGCAGTCGCGCGACCGGCTGCCCTGGGCGTTCGCCGTGGTCGTGCTGCCCGCGATGCTCCTGCTGGGCTGGCTCACCCGCTCGGTCGTGGTCCCGCTCAAGGCGTTGGTCCTGAACCTGCTCGCCCTGACCGCGTCGCTGGGGGTCCTGGTCGCGGTCTTCCAGTGGGGCTGGGGTGCGCGGTTCCTGGGCTTCGAGCCCACGGGAACGATCGACGCCACGAGTCCGGCGCTGCTGTTCGTCTTCCTGTTCGGCCTGTCGATGGACTACGAGGTCTTCCTCCTCGCGCGCATCGCGGAGGAGTGGCGCCGTCGTACGGGGGACGACCGCCGCGCGAACGACCGCGCGGTCCTCGCGGGCATCGTGGCGTCCGGTCCCGTCATCACGGTCGCGGCCGTGTCGATCGGGATCGTGTTCGCGGGCTTCGCGCTGGGTGACCTCGTGGCCATGAAGGAGATCGGGGTGGGCATGGCGGTCGCTGTCCTGCTCGACGTCACGATCGTCCGCGGCCTGCTCCTCCCGGCCTCGATGTCGCTCCTGGGGCGCTGGAACTGGTGGTTCCCGGGTGCGCGGACGCGCCACGGCCTCGGCGTCGGGCCGGACGAGGTGCGCGGCGAGGAGCCCTCGCCGCGCACCCTCGTGGGTAGCGGGACGTCAGCAGGCGCCGGCCGGGGCTGACGGTACGGCCCGCAGGAACCCGGGCGCGCCGAGCCCTGCTCGGGCGAAGGCTGCGGCGACGGCTTCCGCGACGGTGTCGGCGCGGTCGGCCGGGACCAGCGCGATCGCGGACCCGCCGAACCCGCCGCCCGTCATGCGCGCGCCCAGGGCGCCGGCGTGCCGTGCGGCCTCGACCGCGACGTCGAGCTCGGTCGCGGAGACCTCGTAGTCGTCGCGCAGGGACGCGTGGGACGCGTCCATGAGCGGCCCGACGTCGGAGGCTCGCCCCGCGCGCAGCAGCGACACCAGGTCCTGGGTCCGGGCGATCTCGGTCACCACGTGCCGGACGCGACGGCGCGAGACGTCGTCGGGCAGGCGGTCGAGCGCCTCGCCGAGGGCCTCGGCGAACGCCGCCTCGCCTCTCGGGGTTCCCTCCGCGGCGGCGATGACCGAGTCCGCGAGCTCGCGCAGGTTCGCGAGCCCCAGGGTCGCGGCGGCCGCCTCGCACGTCGCCCGTCGCTGCGCGTACTGGCCGTCGACCAGGGCGTGCTCGGCCCGGGTGTCGATCACGAGCAGCGCGAGCCCCTCGGCCGCGAGGTCGAACGGGATCTGCTCGACGGCGCGGGCAGGGTCGAGCCCCGGCCGGCAGTCGAGGAGCAGCGCATGGCCGGGGGCGCAGCGCAGCGAGGCCGACTGGTCCATGCCGCCCGTCGGGGCGCCCGCGACCTCGTTCTCGGCGCGGATCGCGGCGGCTGCGAGCGTCGCGCGACCGGCGTCGGTGGCCGCGAGACCCAGGCCGGCGACGTCGTCGATCCCGACCGCGACCGAGCACTCGAGCGCGGCCGAGGACGACAGGCCCGCGCCGTAGGGTACGCACGAGTCGACCACGGCGTCGAAGCCGCGGATGGTCTCGGCCGAACCGCCGGTCGCCTCGAGGTGCTGCCCGAGCGCCCAGGCGACCCCGGCCACGTACGCGGCCCAGCCGGTCACGGCTCCGGGCGCGACGTCCTCGAGCCGCCCGGTCCACGCGGCGCCGGGCTCCTGGGCCGAGGCGAGGCGCACGACCGAGTCGGTCCGGGGGCGCAGCGCGACGTACGTGCGGTGGGGGAGCGCGATGGGCAGGCACAGCCCGGCGTTGTAGTCGGTGTGCTCGCCGATGATGTTGACGCGCCCCGGTGCGGCGTAGACGCGGACCTCGGGGGCAACGTCCGCCTCGTCCCCGCCTTCCGTGCCGTCAGTGGGGTACGCGGCCGCGAAGGCCTGCCGGACGCGGTCCGCACCGACGTCGTCGGGCCAGGACTCGACCCACTGTGCCGCCGGGGCCGGGGCGAGCGCCTGCAGGCGCGCCGCGATCCGCTCGGGGGTGGTGTCGCTGACCCAGGCGCCCATGCCCGACTCCGAGCCCGCGAGGTACTTGAGCTTGCCCGGTGCGCGCAGCACCGAGAAGACCTGCAGGTGCAGGCGCGAGAGCTCGCGCCCCTCGCGCACCGGGGCCTGGTGCCAGGCCGCGATGTAGGGCAGGGGGACGGGCGCGCCACCCGGCCCCTCGAAGAACAGGTCGAGGCGGCGCAGGAGCTCGAGGTAGGCGACCGCGAGGTCGTCGCGCTCGGCGTCGGTGAGCGCGGGCAGGTCGGGCACGTCCCGGCGCGGCGCGACGTGCACCTCGACGGGCCAGCGGGCCGCGAAGGGCACGTAGGCGACCCAGTGCTCGGTCTGCAGGACGATGCGACGGCCGTCGGCGAGCTCGGCGTCCAGGACGTCGCGCAGCAGGTTGCCGCCCGTGCGTTCGTGGTGCGCGCGGGCCTGGGCGAGCATCGAGCGGGTCTTGGGCGTGAGGTACGGGTAGCCGTAGATCTGCCCGTGGGGGTGGTGGAGCGTGACGCCGATCTCCTGGCCGCGGTTCTCGAAGCAGAAGACCTGCTCGACGCCAGGCTCGCGCCCGAGGGCCTCGGTGCGGTCGGCCCACGCGTCGATGATGGTGCGCACTCGCTGCGGGGGCAGCGCGCCGAACGACGAGGAGTGGTCGCTCGAGAAGACGATGACCTCGCAACGGCCCGACGCCGGAGCGCGGGTCTCGAGGGTCCCCTCGCCCTCGAGCGCTCCGTCGACGTCGGAGACGCCCGGCACGAGCTGGAGCGACGGGAAGCGGTTCTCGAAGACCACGACGTCGTAGTCGGTGTCCGGGACCTCGCCGTCCGAGTAGGCCGCGCCGGGGCGGGCCGGGCACAGCGGGCACGAGTCCGCAGCGGGCAGGAACGTGCGGTTCATGCGGTGCGCGGCCATCGGGATCCAGTCGCCCGAGAGCGGGTCGAGGCGCATCTCGGGGCCCGTGTAGGGGTGCTCGTGCCCGTCGGGGCCGGTCACGGCGGCGAACCGGTCGCCCAGCGGGCGGGGGTCGTCGAGCCGACGCGTGAGCTCGCCCGCGACGTACGCGGGCGAGTCGTCGAAGTAGACGAGCTCGCGGCCGTCGGCCAGGCGGGTCGGGGTGCGGCGCAGGTGCTGGTTCATCGGGAGGTACGACCGTCCTGGGGTGCGGGGGTGGGTGGGTACGGGCCAGGCAGGGCCGGCGGAGTCGGCCCGTCGCGCGTGACGACCACGAGGTGCTCGACGACGTCACGCACGGCTGCCTGGTCGCCGGCCGGGAGGGCTTCGTCGGTCACGAGGA
Proteins encoded:
- a CDS encoding family 16 glycoside hydrolase; translated protein: MRIPSRHRRGLSGLLGASLLVPLAFAGALPSAQAADTEMEPGVTLRTFQLAQDPGSVCTLKSGTTPNVDKLMPTIDWSTPEQFGASDRFITHALATLTVPAEGEYTFRVTNDDGALVYVDDQLLLENDGPNDSTSVEGAITLTAGAHDLRVEYYEGTDKQRLTLAWKTPGSSTFQVVPTSALSTEANVVRVTAPGNKYCEGATDTSGDGLRLDTVNPNYELIDLRPAGFEPKVSGLAFTPDEKLAVVTTGDVSSGGWRPDPTTGEVYLLDGVIDATGPEDVTVTKVADKLLNPMGIEVIEDSIFVSERYQLTQLTDPDGDGFYDTHTKIAGWPDGGNFHEFAFGLIHDENYFYVNLSVAIDNGGATTTPQPAANRGTSIKIDRATGEVTYVAGGLRTPNGIGFGPEGEIFGTDNQGAWLPANKLVHIEQDKFFNHFTTPAGPFDANPVSQPALWLPQNEIANSPGNPILVQDGEFAGQMLLGDVTYGGLQRAFLEKVDGEFQGAVFRHTAGLEVGANRVITGPDGALYVGGTGEGGNWGESGKLRFGLQKLATVNEDSFDMVEMRVVEGGFEIEYTDPVSDAVVAKLADAYRLTQWRYVPTQQYGGPKVDEQPLFVTDATVSEDRTTVTLTVDGLKPGHVVHLRSPRPFASDEGAELLSTEAWYTLNSLPGYVAPADRGWYEAEEAQPLGGSSLGSDHSNYSGTGFAAGMQNVGSGRTFAVTVPEAGTYPLNLRYANGIHPYTELRSKDVSLYVNGQKVGPWTLPTTGDWKVWDTITRDVALTAGHNTITLKYDQGDQGNVNLDVLSIGQNPDICSPADVEDGYRGIFDGTLASLADWKLAGSGTFGRQDDCSIRTNGGMGLLWYTAQELEEYSLKLDWKLVKDDNGGVFVGFPNPGNDPWVAVNQGYEIQIDASDAADRTTGAIYTFQGADAAAVSAALKPVGQWNAYDIRVEGDRIRIYLNDVLVNDFTSTDPARDLSSGFIGIQNHGAGETVSYRNIRVKDLGAEPEPELAVSVTVQPKCVAGKVTLTVRAVNDDTVPVDVVLSTPFGKKTMVGVLPGKSAQQTFATRSTSIEAGAATVTASAGDKEVVVETAYDASSCG
- a CDS encoding MMPL family transporter; translated protein: MLAHLGRVMARHRIAVLALWGVLALLGAVIGGGVFDRTTTVDSLPPGAPSARAQALLDELDPQGETLTAVVGGVDFFTPSLVESGSRVMHEVREMPGVLEVSDAFTSGGLISDDGLGSLVVVELDPDLTDEQALEVGDRVAAALQTIDAPEVVVGGELMAERTFADIATADAVVGESVALVVLCVVLVLVLGGLRAGLAPIVAALASIAASLLALSALAGAVPVSEFAVNVVTLLGLGLAVDYSLLVIVRFREEREAAPGAPLEELLARTVSTAGRAVLVSGLAVASALGGLLVLADPLLASMALGGLLVVALTTLAGLTLVPALVAVLRASIPAARTRTWARRRTGRGSGLLARSAAFAQRRPVAVTLGSTAVLLLLSAPLASLALGASDARSLPPGTPERVAQERIEQDFEILGVQPVELVLGAPVEDPGVQSFLDAVYALPGVEDVEHLTDFPPDVTVAEVTPVGTATDETAQAVVRDVRALDVPFSVQVAGPAAELVDATQQSRDRLPWAFAVVVLPAMLLLGWLTRSVVVPLKALVLNLLALTASLGVLVAVFQWGWGARFLGFEPTGTIDATSPALLFVFLFGLSMDYEVFLLARIAEEWRRRTGDDRRANDRAVLAGIVASGPVITVAAVSIGIVFAGFALGDLVAMKEIGVGMAVAVLLDVTIVRGLLLPASMSLLGRWNWWFPGARTRHGLGVGPDEVRGEEPSPRTLVGSGTSAGAGRG
- the galK gene encoding galactokinase translates to MAARLQALAPAPAAQWVESWPDDVGADRVRQAFAAAYPTDGTEGGDEADVAPEVRVYAAPGRVNIIGEHTDYNAGLCLPIALPHRTYVALRPRTDSVVRLASAQEPGAAWTGRLEDVAPGAVTGWAAYVAGVAWALGQHLEATGGSAETIRGFDAVVDSCVPYGAGLSSSAALECSVAVGIDDVAGLGLAATDAGRATLAAAAIRAENEVAGAPTGGMDQSASLRCAPGHALLLDCRPGLDPARAVEQIPFDLAAEGLALLVIDTRAEHALVDGQYAQRRATCEAAAATLGLANLRELADSVIAAAEGTPRGEAAFAEALGEALDRLPDDVSRRRVRHVVTEIARTQDLVSLLRAGRASDVGPLMDASHASLRDDYEVSATELDVAVEAARHAGALGARMTGGGFGGSAIALVPADRADTVAEAVAAAFARAGLGAPGFLRAVPSAPAGAC